The segment CTCTGCCGTGATGATGGCTGAAGAGTTCGCTCAGGAAGTCGATTTCTTCTCCATTGGTACCAACGACTTAATTCAATACACACTGGCGGCCGACCGGGATGACCCGAATGTTTCCGAACTATATCGGGCCGCGGATCCTTCGATTTTACGAATGATTCAGCACGTCATCGATGTCGGAAATCGCCATGAAATCTCTGTAACCGTTTGCGGGGAGATGAGCACCGATCCACTCTTTTCTCCGCTCCTGATCGGAATGGGCTTACGGCAATTGTCAGTAACATCCCATATGATTCCTCGATTGAAGGAATTGATAGGGAACTTTACCCTTGAAGAGGCCGAAGAAATTGCCAGTCATGTAAGGAACCTGGAACTGGCGCGAACCGTTGAAAACTATCTGCGTGGAGAGATGATGAAATTCGCTCCCGACATGGCCGTTCTAGAGGCGGAACAGGCTTAACAATATGTCCTATCGATAGTCTTGATGGTTCAGCGACAATTCAAAACCGAGATGGTAAACTAAACACACAACGACACACTCAAACGATTTTAAACATAACCAAGATTTAAAACACAACGAAACATAATCGATCACAACGAGTGATCACTCAAATTAACCAACTCGAAATCACACTGATTTTTAAACACACGATACACACAAATTTCTGTTCGCTCATTACGACCGGTCGACTGTCCTTACTGACAAGCCGTTTCGGAAGTCTTAAGTGATCAAAGGAGACGCGATGGTATCGGAAAGGAAAAGTCGCTTCTACTTAGAGGCTGTCCGCTCCATTCCGAAAAACGTCCATCCGAGTTTCCTTACTACAGGTTTACATTTTTCAATTCAAATTGAGTCACAACATTCAGTGCATTCTCCCCGAACGTTTGACGACCCTTCCAATTTCTCCATGTCTTTACACGGCATGCGAGAAGAAGCCCAGTTCTGAAGGCAAATTCTTCAGTGCTCCGCTTTCACAGGCCGGATAGTCTCGCGTTCAACCTTCCTTACAGAGAGGAAAGTTAAAATCGGATAGATGGAAACGTCTACCGATCTCCAGCCCTGGCACTCCTGTTATATAGATCGGAAATCATCCGCGAAAAATCTGCTACCCAGCAGCGCGTTATCGTTTCCATTCTTGTTGACAGCGTGCCGATGACAGTTGTGGAGTTCATTCAGAATTAGTTTTGAATGAATTTCGCGTTCAAGAAATCTCAGCAGTCGACCTATTCGTCCTGATGAGTTACCTCAGGGAACAAACTTCGGTCATCGGGTCAGTTACAGAGGAAAGCTTTCTTTAAGACAACACAAACTTCACTATGAATCCGGTAGCACAGCAAGTTACTGACAGGTCATCAGACAACCGACAGCGAAAGCTGTCCGTAGTTCAGGCTGGCTCTATTCAACCGGTTTTAATCAACAGGAATCAATCAAACGGATTGATTCAGCAGGGAAGTGACACGCAGATCGAACGCTTTACAGGCGAACGTTCAACAAGGGGAGAGATCAACTGTTCGGTTCAACCGGCCATCTCTAACAGGAAATGGTTAAGTAGAATCGAACGCAGGACCGTCAAGGAAATTACTGGTAGATTCGTTCTCCAGTCGGTCCAGTTGAAGCAATGCGCGAAATGTGACTCGCTGCAAAGGAAGTCACATGAAATCGGAAATGCTGATTAACGTGCTTCAGCCCGAAGAGAGTCGAATTGCGATTCTCGAGGATGGAGTACTGGAAGAACTTTACATCGAGCGAAACTCGCAAGAGAACATCGTCGGTAACATCTACAAGGGTAAGGTGGTCAACATCGAACCCTCCATTCAGGCCGCCTTCGTCGATTTTGGAATCGGTCGAAATGGCTTTCTGCATGTGAGCGATGTCGAGTTTCAGTATTACAAACATCTCGTCGATTCGGATTCGCCTGCACCCAGTAAGCCCCCGGGCCGAGGTCGGACACGAAAAGGAGGAACGCGCAACGCTCCTCGAAATGGCAACGACCGCGGCATGCGGAATAAGCCTCCCATCCAGGATGTTTTTAAACGGGGCAGCGAAGTTCTGGTACAGGTGATCAAAGAAGGTATCGGAACCAAAGGCCCGACTCTCTCCACCTACATCAGTATTCCTGGACGGTACCTGGTCCTGATGCCTGGTCTGCAACGCGTCGGTGTCAGCCGTAAAATCGCTGATGATGATATCCGTCGCCGTTTACGCACCAGTCTGCTGGAACTCGATCCTCCCGAAGGTCTTGGTTTCATCATCCGTACGGCGGGAATCGATCGAAATCAAAGCGATCTGAAATCGGACATGCACTATCTGCTCCGTTTGTGGAAAGTGATTGTTGGTCGCATTAAGCAAATGCAGGGGCCAGTGGATATCTACGAAGAGAGCGACATGATTATTCGCACGATTCGAGATATCTACACCGAAGAGATCGACGCTATCTGGATTGATGAACCCTCTGCTTACGAGCGGGCCTGCGAGTTCATGAAGATCGTGATGCCGAAGTACGTCAATCGAATCAAACTGTATGAAGGTCGTTCGCCGATCTTCTCTGAATACAAAATTGAAGAAGAGATCTCGCACATCAATGATCGAGTCGTTCCCTTGCGGGGCGGGGGGTCACTGGTCATTGATCAGACCGAAGCCCTCGTGGCGATCGATGTTAATAGTGGAACCTTCCGCGTTGATGACGATGCAGAAGAGACTGCTTACCAAGTCAACCTGCGGGCAGCCAGAGAGATTTCCCGTCAGATTCGGCTTCGAGACCTGGGTGGCGTGATCGTGAACGATTTCATCGATATGCGGGAAGACCGCCATCGTCGGGGTGTCGAGCGAGCCCTCCGGGAATCAGTTGAGCGAGACCGGGCGAGAACAAAAGTTCTGCGTATCAGTCCTTTCGGTCTGATCGAGATGACTCGTCAACGTATTCGCCCCTCTGTAAAACGAACCGCCTATGAAAATTGTCCTTGTTGCCATGGTTCGGGTCTGGTTAAGACTGCGGAGCTGATGGCAGTAGACGTCATGCGAATTCTGCTAACGACGGCCAGTGCCAACGATTCGATCTCCACAATTGAGGTCGAAATCCATGAGCGGGTGGCGAACTATCTGAACAACAGTAAACGTCGTCAGATCATGGGTCTGGAAGAAGAATTCGACCTGACTGTCAGTATTCGAGCCAGTTCCGATGTTGGTCCTGAACATGTGATCCTTAAATGTTTGGATGATATCGGGAGCGAAATCAAAAATTTAGCTCACGTGACCTCGAAAACTGCCGTCTGAAGCGTTACATTACTCGCTTCCCCGGATTAATGTGGGATCAGTCTGAATCTGCGCCTGGCGGGCGTGGATTCAGTGGTTCAGCGGAGAGGCCGAATAAACGGCCCTGGAAACCGGGAGGGGAAGACCCCTGTTGGCAACTAGAATTCGCTGTGACTAGATACCACTTTGGTTGTCCGGGCGGACAACAATTTAATACAGCAAGTACGTCCGCGGATCGTTGATCTCGCTCTGAACGTATTTTCCACCGGCAGCTGGCACGCCGATAAAATGCTGGCCGCTTTGAATTAGTATGCATCATTCGGGACAAGACAATGTTCGCAATTATTGAAGATGGAAGCCGTCAGATTAAGGTTTCCAAAGGTTCCTTGGTCAAAATTGACTACCGCGCTGATGCCAATGCGGGAGATAAACTGACGTTTGATTCTGTTCTGCTCGCAAATGGCGGGGGAGCCAGTTCAATTGGTGCTCCTCTAATTAGCGGAGCAACTGTCATGGCTGAAGTGGTCGATGCCGAAGTTAAAGGCGAGAAACTGGAGATCCAGAAGTTCCGCCGTCGTAAAAACTCTCGTACTCACACTGGCCACCGTCAAAAATACACGTCAGTCAAAATCGCTGAGATCAGCGTGCCAGGTCTGGAAGAAAAATCAGAGTAATCCAGCCGCACATTTAAAAGCGAGCGGGTTTGATTTCAGAAGAGATGATCTGAAAGCCCTTTCGTTAGATGAAGAATCAAAAACTGTCGACTTTAGGGTCGGCAGTTTTTTTTGTCATTTTGCTTTTGAGAAGAGAGTCTGGTCTTCGGTGGGAATAGCTTCCGTGGAGTCCATTGAAATTTAGATTTCAGACCTGTTGATTTCCTGTTCTCAATGTCTCGTTCCAAAGAAATTCTCTCTCGAAAGGGATGAAAACTGTCGCTTGAATTTCAGAGTGTCAGTCAGCTGCATCGTCAGACTTCGCGCAATCGAGGGCGGTCCATCGCCATTCGTTCTCCGCAGTGGGGACGGTACGTGGATTACACCTGGCACGAGTATCGGCAACAGAGCGACTACTTTGCGGCGGCACTCGTCGAAGAAGGGCTCCAATGGGGGGATCGCGTGGCTATCCTTTCCGAAAATCGCTTCGAATGGTTGATAGCCGATCAGGGTGTTTTTTCTGCCGGAGGGGTGACTGTCCCTCTGCATACATCGCTGGCAGTCGAACAGGTCGTATGGCAGTTGGATCACAGTGATTCCCGGTGGCTTGTCCTCTCGGGCGAAGAGCAGTGGCAAAGGCTGGCTCCATATCTGGCCGAATTTTCCCAACTGGAAGGGATCATTTTTCTGGAGCCGCTGAAGCTTCCTCAGGTTGGACTCGATGGCCCCG is part of the Polystyrenella longa genome and harbors:
- a CDS encoding Rne/Rng family ribonuclease, which produces MKSEMLINVLQPEESRIAILEDGVLEELYIERNSQENIVGNIYKGKVVNIEPSIQAAFVDFGIGRNGFLHVSDVEFQYYKHLVDSDSPAPSKPPGRGRTRKGGTRNAPRNGNDRGMRNKPPIQDVFKRGSEVLVQVIKEGIGTKGPTLSTYISIPGRYLVLMPGLQRVGVSRKIADDDIRRRLRTSLLELDPPEGLGFIIRTAGIDRNQSDLKSDMHYLLRLWKVIVGRIKQMQGPVDIYEESDMIIRTIRDIYTEEIDAIWIDEPSAYERACEFMKIVMPKYVNRIKLYEGRSPIFSEYKIEEEISHINDRVVPLRGGGSLVIDQTEALVAIDVNSGTFRVDDDAEETAYQVNLRAAREISRQIRLRDLGGVIVNDFIDMREDRHRRGVERALRESVERDRARTKVLRISPFGLIEMTRQRIRPSVKRTAYENCPCCHGSGLVKTAELMAVDVMRILLTTASANDSISTIEVEIHERVANYLNNSKRRQIMGLEEEFDLTVSIRASSDVGPEHVILKCLDDIGSEIKNLAHVTSKTAV
- the rplU gene encoding 50S ribosomal protein L21 — protein: MFAIIEDGSRQIKVSKGSLVKIDYRADANAGDKLTFDSVLLANGGGASSIGAPLISGATVMAEVVDAEVKGEKLEIQKFRRRKNSRTHTGHRQKYTSVKIAEISVPGLEEKSE